A genomic region of Fodinisporobacter ferrooxydans contains the following coding sequences:
- a CDS encoding sulfatase family protein codes for MKVIYLDIDSLRPDHLGVYGYPRPTSPNIDKLAREGIFFTHCFASDSPCMPSRAATISGTLGIKNGIVTHGDRGLVLNPNTPTLPQLLRENNIKTAAISTFGRHPSPWFYVGWETFLDPTGWDFQTTPGWKIHEYASQWIEENVDDDFVLWVQFWDPHAVYDAPQGCVEAVRNEKFPAYPTRDQIETFQGDKFWHSAPMMGIYNYEDYQKVVNEYDGEIRYVDYHIGKLIEKLESLHILDDTLIIVSADHGEELGEHGVFIEHWSTFNGTNRVPLIMRYPKKIPAGMVSHELIYQMDLSSTILQYFNIETPSEWDSKSLWTHINTTSLGEKSGRLYLVIGHGLYTAQRAVVTHEWKLIRTYHSGQWILPEIQLYNLLEDPFEQKDVSQDHPDVVRMLIGYLNEWEYLNQSASGTDPMKRNAEQGPPGIELYGKQSMENFLRNSQPMITVRTDRKPEVELY; via the coding sequence ATGAAAGTCATTTACTTGGATATTGATAGTTTACGGCCAGACCACTTAGGGGTATACGGATATCCGCGCCCAACTTCACCGAATATAGATAAATTGGCTAGAGAGGGGATTTTCTTTACACATTGTTTTGCTTCAGATAGTCCTTGTATGCCTTCACGCGCAGCAACAATTAGTGGAACTTTGGGCATTAAAAATGGCATTGTTACACATGGGGATCGAGGCTTGGTTTTAAACCCGAATACGCCGACATTACCCCAATTATTGCGTGAAAATAATATTAAAACAGCAGCTATTTCCACTTTTGGCCGTCACCCATCGCCGTGGTTTTATGTAGGATGGGAAACTTTCCTAGATCCTACAGGTTGGGATTTCCAGACTACACCCGGATGGAAAATTCATGAGTATGCATCACAATGGATTGAAGAAAATGTTGATGATGATTTTGTTCTATGGGTTCAATTTTGGGATCCTCACGCAGTATATGATGCACCACAGGGTTGTGTAGAAGCAGTTCGTAACGAAAAATTTCCCGCGTATCCAACTCGCGATCAGATTGAGACTTTCCAAGGTGATAAATTTTGGCATTCGGCTCCTATGATGGGTATTTATAATTATGAAGATTATCAGAAGGTTGTTAATGAATATGATGGAGAAATTCGTTACGTTGACTATCATATCGGTAAATTAATTGAGAAATTAGAGTCACTTCATATATTAGATGATACTTTAATCATAGTATCCGCGGATCATGGGGAAGAACTTGGAGAACATGGGGTTTTTATTGAGCATTGGAGTACTTTTAATGGAACAAACCGTGTCCCCTTGATTATGCGTTATCCAAAAAAGATACCTGCCGGGATGGTATCCCATGAACTAATCTATCAAATGGATCTCAGTTCTACAATTCTGCAATATTTTAATATTGAGACTCCTTCGGAATGGGATAGCAAATCTTTATGGACACACATAAATACTACCTCTCTTGGTGAAAAGTCAGGGCGTCTGTATTTGGTTATCGGTCATGGATTATACACGGCACAGCGTGCAGTTGTTACACACGAGTGGAAATTGATTCGAACGTATCATAGCGGGCAATGGATTTTACCGGAAATACAGTTGTACAATCTTTTGGAAGATCCTTTCGAACAGAAGGATGTCAGTCAAGATCATCCTGATGTAGTAAGAATGTTAATTGGATATTTGAATGAATGGGAATATCTGAATCAAAGTGCTTCGGGAACGGATCCAATGAAGCGAAATGCCGAACAAGGCCCACCAGGTATCGAACTTTATGGAAAACAAAGTATGGAAAATTTCTTAAGGAACTCTCAGCCAATGATAACTGTACG